gctgttgttgggtggaATGTTCTGCTGATGTCAGTTATGTCTAGCTGATTTGTAGTGTTGCtcaagttttctatttctgctatagactgaatgtctATGTCATGCCCTCCCTCAAATTCATCTCTTGAAACCTAATCCACAGTGCGATGTTATTAGGAGGTTGAGCTTTTGTGAAGGTGaagaggtcataagggtggatcCCTCATTAAtgggaattagtgcccttataaaagaaacTCCAGAGAGCTTCCTTGCCGTGTGAGAACACTGAGAGAAGATGGCTACCTATAAACCAGGAAGCAAGTTCTCACCAGGCCCCAAATCTGCTGTGCCTTGACTTTGGACTCCTcagtctctagaactgtgagaaatgaatttcagttgtttataaaccacccagtctatggtattcttTTATACTGGCCCAAACAGATGGagataatttcctttttcatcttctgTCTAGTTGCTTGATTCACTGTTGAAAGTGAAGTATTGCAGAAGTTGTCTGCTATTATCATCCAGttgtttatttctcccttcaattctgtcagcttttttttttcatgtcttttggaGGTCTGTTGTTCAGTGCTAAACACACTTCATCAACTGTCTGAGTATATCAATTTGCCCTTCTGCCAGCATTTTTGAAATTAGCCTTTGAATCAGCAAGATAGACCATGATGCATAATGCTTAACATTTAAGAGTAATACACACCTTATGTTCTCCTCTAACAGAGATGGCATCTCTCTGGATGATTGGTTGGAAAATATGTCTTATCTGGACATAgatgttctttgaaaaataaagccaaagaactcatgaaaattaaatttctttcttctggatttacatattttctccccttttgaGGTTGATGAGCTAAACTTGacattttccctaatttttcagTTTCCCAGAGGAATAGTTATAATCAAATAATTAAAGTCAAATTTCTGAGCTCTTTACTGATCATGGTCACAGTGTTACTTTCAGTCCTTAAGAGAGAAGCTAGGCTAGCTTTTAAGCAGTAATCTATCTGAGAATTCAAAGACTCGGAAAGTCTACAAGAACACATTTCTAGGGGACACTGGACTTACTGTGGTCAGGGCGCTAGTAACAAAGCATGTGTGCTCAAGATGTATCAGATGTCCCAGCCTTTAAGAAGCTATATCCTGGcatcatgaagaaaataaaaaagaaaacctggagttcctttcatggctcagcagtaacgaagccaactagtatccatgaagatatagcttcgatccctggcacttctcagtgggttaaggatatggcattgctgtggctgtggtgtaggccggcagctctgattcaatccctagcctgggaacttctgtatgctgcggttgcagccctaaaaagcaacaacaacaaaaaaagaaacaaaaagaaaataaaagttatacaTCACTTTGGTAAGGATTGTGACAGTATAAACAAAAGACGCCAGGGTAGGGCAGAGGGCTGGATGTAGAAGGCATGCCTCCCACTACAGGGCATTACTATAGTTCTTTTTAAATCTACAAAATCTAGAATCAAGACTGGTTAGCCAATGCGAGTATGGAATAGAGACTAACTTTAGAGCATGTGGCTGCTTATGGCTTACAAGACTTGGAGATCATTCCAATTCACTCTTATTTATTGTCCTAGGGCACTCtttctcaaagtatggtccaATGACCATGGGGTGACTTCAAAAGACTCCCTGTTTCCAAAATGCAAATGCTTTCCCCATTTCTTACAGGAAAATGAGAATCAGTTCCATATACTTTCAGTTATATACATGTCCAAAAGCTGCTAAGTGAGTTATTATGGATTATCACAACTTTGCATTTTAAAGCCCTCGTTTAGTCCATAATCATAAGGTCTGATTGTGCACAACACATTGGCTGTGCTGAAATGTCGAACACAGAGGGGAGGAACTTCAGAACAATTTCTTTCTAGTGCTTCATTGGTCCCAGGGCTTTCACTTGCTGCTGTCTTTCTGTTTATTAACATAATTGTAGAATTATTCTTAGGGTTTATCTTTGTTAGTCATTTTGCTCATAATTGCTGCATTGCTAATACTTAGATACTTATTTTGTTCCTCTCTAATTCTTTGTTATCATTGAGTTCTTTTACTGCtgcaaaaaagagaagagatggtACAGGCAGGTTGTGGTATGTTGCTCTGCCCCAAAAGTCTAGAAAGTATTGCCCAAAAGGAACTCTTTGGTCTCAGCAGGCTAGTACATTAATGATGCTCTGGACATTTCCCTATGTCCAGAGGTTATTTCTGAGCCTCTTTTAAAACCATTCTATCCCCATCACCCTCTTGAAATTGTCCCTGACGCCAAATCACAATGAGGTCCTCCTCTAGTAAGCTGTGACATGGGCTTTGCTCTACTGCCTAATTTGTTAGTGGGTCACAAACAGCCATAGGATATCTTGAATCACTGAGCTGCTATCTAATTCTTGAATTGTTAGCTACTTTTTgaagtactttatttttatctttccattaAGATGTAAGTATCCTGAGTATAGGGACCAGAATGAAGAAAGTGCCCATGGTACAGAAGCTAATTACAGAAGTTCTTTACTGGGCACCTGTGGTCTGATCTGAGAGTTGAGAGGGAGCAGAAGTGGATGCCAAATCTACTGGATACCAGTCCTTAGCCTTCCTCCAGGCTCCCCAGAACCCTGTCTGTGAAGTCTGAGGTGGCATCTGCTGCAGCTACAAGCAAACAAGCTGGCAGTGGCTTTTGACGGTGGCCATGAGATGAGGGATTCCTGATCATGCAGCAAACAAGCAGGCATAGGAGTGTGGGAGGGCTCTTGGTTTTCAGACCTTGCTGCTGATCATGTCTCTTCATCTGGCTCCTGAGCTTGCTTAAATCACCATCTGGCCACCTTAAATTATAGCCAGGAGAATCCTGAGAGGTACTTGGCTGAACATCTGACCTTTCCTACCCTGGCCTGTTCCAGGATGGATTAGGACCCCATTTGGAATTCTCCTTTGTCTCTTGGTCTTAACCTGGTATGTACTGTCTCCGTGTTGCCTGGTTGTGGTTTCTGATGAGGTCTATGTTCTAAGTCCTTTGCCACAAGCCATGATTACTGATCTCTAACTGGCTAGTCATTGGCCTTTCTGATTCTTGTCCTATagtgtttttattgattttaatgaACAGTTCTAGCCATGACACAGGgcaaggaaagaatctgaaaccCCATTTAAAAGGAAGTGCCGATCTTAGCCAGAAGGCGCTTCTCTGTCTTATGTCTAAAATATTCTAACAGTTATAACCTAGACTTTGAGTCTTATGGTTTTCGTAGTTGGGTACTATGGACTTATTCACTCAGTTGTCAAACAGTGATCTGTTTGATTAAATCATTGAACAATACATGGtggccccaaaaggaaaaaatcaaatcCAACCAGTGAGGGGCTAAATGATGGCTGGTCAGGGTATTTATTGCTTATAAGTCGACTGAATCAATCAACATGAAGAAATGTTCTCCCTCTGTGACTATAAACCATGCCCATGGAAGTCTCAAAATCTGACAGATTTGCAGACGAATTGATGAGTCAAAAACAAACCAGCTTACTATATCTCCTGCAAGAAATAAAGCTCACTCCTTGGCTTACAACAATGACTGTACTCACTGGGAATTCTGATCAATTACCTCTGCAAATTAGGTTTTCCCACTCCTGTAGAATAAGGACAAATGGGTCTCTCTAAGTAGCTTTGCATTATTAGAATTTGTCCAGGAGAGACGAATTATTAAAGCCTTCTCTtagaaaatgaagtaataaaaatgtattctggATACTCTGATACCTCTTTGATATTTTATCAAGTTGGTATTATTCCCTGTCACTATAACCATAGATCCAAGGCTACAGAATCAACCTTACTGCTGAATAACACTGCAAGATCCTCTCTGAACTAATTTTAAAGCAGATTCCTTTGAATCttcaaaaccaaatttttctGAAACTGGAACTGGGGTTAAATTTAGGTCAACACATATTTCATAAAGGCAAAACCCTTTAAAGTTTGCATTAAAATTTCATGTGTCTAACTGAGCAGCCTTGTTGGAAGGATGATAAGAAATGCTACCAAAAGTCCATTTCACTTCTGTGGGACTTCTCACAAGAAAGCTCTGCAGCTTCATCCCAAGTATATTGGAATATTTCATCGCAGTTTGGCAACCCAAGCGGGACTGAGCATAACGATACTTAGTCATCAGTTTGTTTCATTCTGTCATCATTAATAACACGTGTATGTGGCCATGCTTCCAGTCAGTTCCTGCTCACATCACTTTGTCCCCATCCAGTTTCCTGGGATTCACGCTATGGTCAAAGAATCCACTGTGTTTTAATCTTATTCCTTTGTTCTTTCATGTAACTGTGTTGAAAACACTAGATACTGCTCTGTTCTTTTAACTCGAAATAGTTCCTCTCTTTCACTGCACTACGAAGAAACCTTTTCGACAAAACTTACTCGCACATGTCCTAGTAAATCAGCAAAAGGGTGACACAAGTAACATTGCCACCCCGCAGGGGATTGTCTCACAGAACGCCTGCTCTTCATTGTGTTAACCGAGGACACAGTAGGGCCCCGTTGTTCTGCTTGGCTGTGCCACCTATGTGGTCAGAAGATTTCACCCTAATACTTCCAGGGAGTGTGCAATCTATCTGGAAGGTACTGTGTGAGGAAGGGGTGAAGCAGTATATTAAGTAGGTAGCAGCACTGACTTCGAGGGCAGGCACCCTCATCTCGAGAGCAGCCGTGATACTGGGTATCATGGGGCCTAAAGAAACAATGGATGGAATGCTCTTCGCACGGTATCTGGCCCATGATAATTAATTagtgtgtctgtgtctgcatctgtgacctacatcacagctcatggcaatgctagattcttaactcaccgagtgcggccagggattgaacccatgtcctcgtggttACAAGTTGGGTTTTtgactgctaagccatgacaggaactcacattttttttaacagatccggttaaaatgaaaatacagtcaCAGGCCCTGCTTGCAGCGCCTGTTGGGGTAACAGGTAGAGTTTGAgcctgcccttccctcctctACCTCCAGGGTCATCACAGGGTCCTCTCGGTATGCCTTACCTCTACCTGGGTTACCACCAAACCTCCTTAGCTCCTTGCTCCTCTGATCCTCCAACTCAGAAAGGAGCTCATCACTCTTTGGTACATCTGGGTGGGGAAATAGGTATGCAATGAGGGAGGGCTCCCTGGGCGCCAAGATCAAAAGCTCCTCAAGGCCCCCAGCCAAGCGTCTTTCCCCTCTCAACTCCATCATTCCCTAATTAAAAAGGTGACCAGAAAGGGGGTGGAAGGCACATAGCCTCAATGGCCCTCTGACTGGATTTGGAATAAGATGGGCGTAAAAGCTTGGGTTTACATACCAGAAAACCTTTGCGCCAGAAATACTGGTCTAACTTGAAGGCTCTGATACTTAGTAAAGACTTCTGGAATTCCAGACTCCTTGGCGGAAGGCTTCCGTAAACAGTTTTTATAGTGGTCTTtttgagacaaagaaaatagtttttcactcacctttttttcttccaactaCTGTTCAGCTCTGGGGACGTACTTCAGTTCACTTTTAATGTTCTGGATCTCCGATAGGTTGACCGCAGGTCCTGGGAGTTTCTTTGCTCCTGGAATTGGCTTCTTCTCCTCATCTGAAGTAGGAAGAACAGCCtgaaggggggagaaaaaggagagagtcAGTCAGCTCATTCCTAAAAGACATGGGGTCCCTCTGGGTGACGGACATGAAgcagaaaaaatttcaaacaagaATAATATCAAGGTCTAGTTCTAGCAGAGTGACTCTTTCTTGTCCTGTTGTGACaccctcagacttccaaaaagatCTCCCAAAGTTTGTAAAGGAATAaagttgaaagaagaaaacaagtcaTTTCCCCGTGACTTTAAACATAAGAGTACCGTTCAGTGTCTGATAACTAATGTAAAAGACCACTAGGTATAAGGATTTGTGTTTCCAAGAGAAGCATCTTACAAGATCAAACTGAATTTGGTATCATAATATGCCTGAAAGGCAGAGGTGTGTGGGCTATTAGTACACCGCTGGCTCTAACAATGATTTGGTCCaggatcatttttttatttggggtGCAATGGCCGCCAGCCTTTGTTCCAATGACATTTCTGAGAAGCATAAACAAAGGAAACTGACATAAGCAAAACCTCTTTGAATATGGGCGAGATaggagggagggagcagcagATGAGGCCTGGCTCTCCTCTCCCGCTttggaaagtattttaaattttctgtcattttatgtTTCTGCATTGTTGCCACTTTAGGGCAAAACCACATCCtatactttttttaatggctcctcCAATGCCTGGTACACAAACGCAAGGGCACAGGCCTGCTTGTTGATTGTTGTTTAGTTGATTAATCCCGAGCATGTACCATAGCGACCAATCTGTGCCCCTTGTACACACACCAAACAAACATATTAACAGCTCCATTGCTGTGTGAGGCTCCTAGAACGCCATCTCATTACTTCTGAAGCTTGCTGGTTAGTTCTTTCCTCCTATTTGCTAGTGGTGGCAGGCATAATCTCCAGGGCTTTGGAACAAGAGTGTTGGAGGAACATTTGATCTCTGTGGCAGCCACAAGAGCACGCCTCACTGATCAGTTTCCTGCAGGGAGGATAATTGAGTGACAGGCCAGCTGCTTGGCCCTGAAACCCGCCCATCACCATGCTGAGGTCACACTTCCCACGGCTGCCTGTGGCCAATGACTGAGTGTCACAGGATCCTAAGGCGGGTCTATCCTGGGTGAGCTAGGCCTTTGAACAGCACTGCCCCCTAAGAGGCTTCCGCCCAACCCTCTGTCCCAGGCTCCTTCACCTGCAACGTGGTCTAATGACCCTCCCATCTTGCCTGACAATTGTTTTCCCCCAGTAAATATTTCGCCTAATCCCCTCTGTGGGTTGGCTTCCTGGAGGACCCAAGCTAACACAGGCCCCGTGTGAGGCTGGCAGGGCGCCACCTGCTGGACCAACAACCAAGTAAACCAATACAGTTCTgtgaaaggaaattaagaaatcacACGTTTTTGCCCCAGGTTCAAGCCCTACGCCCCTGCAGCACCAGCAGGCCATCACATGGGTATTAAAGAAGCTGCTTTGCTTTATCCCTCATCTGGCTTCTACcatgggaaagggaagaaagtggTCAAGCTTTCCCAACTTTGAACAATTATTTGGTAGATGTGTCCTTTACAAAAAACGTTTTTAAATTGCTTATTTGAGGGGATGAgtagaaataaacaattttgaGGTGCTCTTCTTCTACTAAAGGCTAATGGTTTTTCCAATAGTCATTTTCTTTGAATCTAGCAGAGTGCTGATGAAATAGCTAACGTGTCACCCACACGAAATGATAAAGTAATTGGATGTAGACAGTACCTGTTGTAAATATCTGGAAAATATGGCTTCCCCAGGCCAATGTACAGACCCATAGCCTCAGCTTCCTTTCATCATGCACACGCATTCATCATTTATAAATGCAAGTTTAGAAGCAATGGTTAAAACTATTAAACATCCACTTGGAGGACAAGGAATTCCAAAATGTTCTTTGTTAGGTTTTTGGGAAGAAATTTTAAACAAGGCTAtaaagtgctttttttaaaaaaatgtgtagcaTTGAAATGAAGAATGTTTCTTCACTTATACATGTTCCCATGGTTCTTACCTGGGTAGATCTTAATAAAGAagcatgaaggagaaaaatattgcCAATTCCTTCTGTTAAGTTCCGAGGTAAGTCACAGTCACTAGCTTTCTAATATCAAAATGTGCTAGATTGGCACATTATAAAACCAAAGTGTGCAGTTATGCGTCCGTGTGCAAACATTTATTGTGCGAGCATACACAGATAAAGGATGAAACTATTTAACATGAGGCACTTTCCttgaaatttattaaaatctcagtgcaccattttttatttatcaaGGTAAGACTTGGAGCACCTGATTTGGTAAGGTCacatataatggaaaattataagTAGATGTATTTAATAAGTAGGTATTAAGATATTGAGTCAGCAAGGGGGTTGGTGGTGGTGCATATTCTTAATTGAATcctctcatcttttaaaaaataattgaatcagtttccatttcttctatgaaTTTGTTATAAGGATTATGATAAATTAAGGCATGAACAGGCAGGGTCCAGATGGCCCCATTTGGCTAagaatgtttgcttttcttttgtaagTAGATAATTTGAAGTGAGAAGGGATGTGGAAGACATTCTTTGGTTTAGATCAAGAATGCTTGAGAGAAAGCTTATAGGCCTCTGTGCCATTCCCATTTCAGGAATGGCTATTGTCAAGGGGAAATGTCCCTCTTGGGGATGACAGAGTATTTGCAAAAATTCAGCAAAATGGTGAACCATTTTCCAGCTATCTCACCTTCATCTTCCTCTTTACTACCAGATGCCCTACTGGATTTTCCCCTAAACTCTCCTATGTAAGACGCTACTTACTCATTGTTACGAGTGGTGCATATACTCATTATGCGCAAACACTGAAGGcttaataataacagcaaacacACCACTAGCTCTTCTAAGTTACACCgactaactcatttaatcctcacatcaatCCTCAGTCTGATaccattattatttctatttgacagttgaagaaactgaggcacaaggcaGGGAAAAGGAGTAAGAAATTGCCTGTGGCCTCATGGCCAGGAAGTAGTGAGACCAGAATTAAATAGTGGTTTGCATCGTTAATGGGACCAGGTGGAGTGGGAAATCATTAACAGAAAATCCCAACACGCTATATTGTGGTGTAGTAATAATGATGGCATTTCCGTCAAAAGAGAGATTTGGGAGGCAGAATAGGGGCTCATCATTACCCTTCAAATCACTTTAGTGAAGCAGCTGCCTTTTCTTAGGCAAAAGACTGGCCCTGCTTATTGGGATGTGGTTGTAAGGCCTCTGTCTTGGGCACATGCCAAGTTCTGGCTGGGCCAAGGAGACAGAGATGGCCAAAGGCTCGTCCTGGCTTCCTGCTGGGGTACCTCTTCCTCTTCAGGTCTGTGATGGCATCAGCATTGAGATGGGGATGATGCTGGCAGTGATAGAGGTGGTCTGTTCTGCTCAGGGATGGCGTGCTATGACCTCCACTTCAGATAGTGATTATCTTAATGCAAAGCTAGCCAATGGGTCCCAAATCTAGAAAAGTAAGCAATTGCAAATTTTCAAACTGGATAGTAGAGAAATGTGGGACTGTATACGTTACTTGAATTCAGATTCCATTTTATCCGTTTCAAGTGGCAAAAGGTGGCTGGGTCCTGTAGCCAAGCCAAGCTGCCTAACTGCTCCCCTCGCAATATTGTTTCCATGAGAAACTCACTCCAAGGTCCAGTCCAGAACTTGAGTCATTAGATCCCACCCATCCCTAAGACCCCACAAGTCCTGAGAGTTCATTTCTGCTCTTAAAATAAGGGAATGCCACCCCTCACCACCCTCCCGACCCATGAGAAAAGGGTAGCTCAGTTCCAGAAACACTGCTGGGGTCTCTGGATCTCTGGGGATACCTCACTCCCTTCATCCTGCGAAGAATGTTGTTTGGCCATTTGTTTACATGGCTGGTCATAAAGTAGGTGTTCATAACCCAGGCGGTATCAATTCTTggccattttaaaatgtgtggaaCCATCAGACTGGGGAGAAGGCAAGAGTGAGAACAAAGTGCTTTCCCAACCCCTTAACTGGGACACTTGTGTGGAGGCAAGTACCAGTTGCAGAGAGGAAGCGAAGCCCACCTGTACCACAGAGGGCAGATGAGGTGCaagcctccaaaaaaaaaaaaaaaaaaaaaaaaaaaaaaccagtcacAGCAGTCAATTTAGTGAGAAAAGAGAGTCAAGCTACGTTGCAACTGCTTGCTGTGGTTATGACAGTCATAGATCATGAAGAAGCACGGCAAGAAAAGCTAATGACAGATAAAGAGAGGTGTAGGAAGAATTCCTTTCTGCTCTCCCTTCTACCTCCCTGTGCCTTTTTCTAACAATATGCGAAATAACAGGCCTAGGAGTCCTTCATAAAAATTGGATAATTCAGTCAATCGCTGAACAGCCATTTATTGAATAGCTGCTATGAATTGAATAGGTTATGCCATGTCCATGATATCACCAACTCTTCCCTCCCAGCAACCCTCTGAGGAATGGAGGGGCCTGTATTTTAGTGACTCAAATACTTGACCAGAGTCCCAGAGGGAGAATTCATGGTCATGAGTTAACTGGGTGGCCAAGTTAGCAGCAGCAGGACTTGCAGTGaagggtgttcctgctgtggcgcaatggggttggtggcatctctggagcaccaggacacaggtttgatccccggcccagcacagtgggttagagatcaggcatggccacagctgccgtgtaggctgcaactgtggctgggatctgatccctggcccaggaactccatatgccgcggggttgccaaaaaagaaaaaaaaaaaggaacttgaaaTTATGTACCATGGAAGCAGAGTAGGGCTGGGTCATTTCAGCTTATATGTTCAAAATTTGTTATTCATCAAGAGTGACTTGGCGACTGAAATTCCAGAACTTGGCGATATCACTGAAATACTCCATCTCCTCCTTTCAgaaattatctttctatttttggaGGCTGGAACCACTAACTTGGGACCACATCAAGAATTATTTATGAGAAATAACAGATTAGATGCAGAACAACCAAAGTTTTATTAGGAAATTTTGAAATGGTGATAAGTGTTCTTTTGGAACAAATACCTACCTAAAAGGTCATCtacaagagtttttaaaaaaaagtttttcacctttaaaaaaatgatacacttTGCAATGCCCTGTGACTTTATTTAATACTCTAAgaccttacctttttttttttccagaatcagACCTTCCAGGTTTCATTAGAAAAGTCACAATTgaggaagaaatatataatatattaattttagcCCCTGTTTTAGAAGACTGGGTATTTGAATTCGGAGGAAAGGTAAATAATTAGTGGGAGGGGGAAAATGCAGAAATCGATAGACTCCCTTGGAAGTTCCTCTTTCCAAAGGATATAGCCAGAGATTGGGGGTTTTTATTTGAATCCACAAGTCATTTAATGTGCTTCTTACCTGCACTCCCTCGGGGATTCATCACTCACCAGAAGTTGTACTACACACATCCTGCTCGATTCAGTAAAAGCTCCGGAGTGAAAATGTAGCGAGTTAGTGACATTTGTGGACCTAGAGCATGTGAGAGGGTCCCCCcctcctttacacacacacacacacacacacacaatcaatcAATAAACCAGATACTAAACTCGGCATCTTCAACTAACTGTGCCAGGCACTTAGATTTAGCTGAAGAGCAGTGAGGGGCAGTGTGTTTTGTGGCTGATTGAGCAGTACAGTCAAAGAAATGTCTGTAATACGCAATGACTCCTTGACCCACGTCCTCTTGTGCCCTCCTGGTCCCTGAAAGCTGGCCTTCGCCTTGCCTCTGCCCCCCTCTAATCAGGATGGAGAGGAGAAAGACAGGCAGCTCAGTTTTCCTCACCTCCTCTGTTTCTGgggtacattctttttttctggggggtTGCCCAGCTCCTGGCCGAAAGGCTCCCATCGGAATATTGATATTtgcctaaaagaaaaaacagggaaGCTTTAACTAAAGAAGAGTAAGAAACTGCAATGACACTCTGAGATGGGAGTCATTGTGAGgcaaaacaaatctgaaaagtACATCTTTAAGGCTTTTTACCTCAAAATTGCTGTACTGACAGTACAAAAATATGCAAAGGAAAATTGGACTTCCATTTATTCCACATTTCTGGTACTCATCCTGAAGTCTGTGCAGTGATTTCACAATATGCTATTGGCTGGAAGAATTTGAAGACAGTGTGTTCTGGCTGTTGCCCTCCTGTGGTACTTAATATTTTCTGCTTTCCACGATGAGGAAGGAACATATAATGACAGGAAAGGAGGAAACCATCCCACACCTTAGCCCTCCTTCAGCGTCCTTTGGATTTACCACAGGAGGAGGGAAGTCACACCGCCTGAACCCCTGAACCGCCACTTCCTTTTCA
Above is a genomic segment from Sus scrofa isolate TJ Tabasco breed Duroc chromosome X, Sscrofa11.1, whole genome shotgun sequence containing:
- the SMPX gene encoding small muscular protein; its protein translation is MSKQPVSNVRAIQANINIPMGAFRPGAGQPPRKKECTPETEEAVLPTSDEEKKPIPGAKKLPGPAVNLSEIQNIKSELKYVPRAEQ